In the Ornithinimicrobium pratense genome, CCGGCGACCAGCTCGTGCACCAGGAGCTCGATCTCTGGCTCCCCGGGGAGGGGCGGTCGGACCGTCTCACCGCTGCGCGCGTAGAAGAAGGCTGCGCGCACCTGCTCGGGGTCGCGGCCCGTCAGCCGCGCGTAGGCGATCCGGTAGACGGCCAGCTGCAGTGCGCGCTGCCGCTGCTCGCCGGCGGAGCCGGGTGAGCCGGTCTTCCAGTCCACGATGGTCACTCCCCCGTCGGGGTCCGGGAAGACGGCGTCCACCCGGCCTCGCACGCTGCGTCCGCCGACGACGGTCTCGAGGGCCACCTCGACCGCCACCGGTGAGCGGTCGGCCCACTCGCTGGCGAGGAAGGCCCGCCGCAGCTGCTCCAGGTCGGCGGGTTCCTGTGTGTCATCCAGCTCCAGGTCGTGCAGGTCCACCAGCGTCGCGGCGGCGTAGTGCTGCTCGACCCAGGCGTGGAAGGCGGTGCCTACCCTGGCCTGCGACGCCGGCGGGGTGGGCAGCGGACGCCGCAAGCGCCGACGGAAACCGTCCGGGTCGCTCGCCAGCTCGACCAGCGATGAGGTCGACAGGTGCTCCGGCACAACCGTGCCGTCCAGGTGGCGGGAGCGCTCGGCCCGCTCGGCCAACAGCAGCTCGACGAGCTCAGCCCAGCGGTCTCCCTCCATCTCCAGGGGCAGCACACCCTGGCTCGACGCCTCCCGCGCCGACAGCAGCGCGGTCGACACGTCCAGGACGGCCCGTCGGCGCTCGCCGCGCTCCAACGGCCAGGTCGCCGTGAGCTGCTCGGCTAGGCGCGGGTTCGACATCTGGTCCGGGTCGTCGGGGTCGGGCATCTCCAGCCACGCCCGGGCACGCACGCCCGGGAGCATCCGCAGGTCCTCCAGGAACCGGGAGGTGACCCGTGGACGGGTGCCCGTGGACCAGATGGGCGCGGTCAGCAGCATCCGGTGCCGGGCCCGGGTGTAGGCGACGTAGGCGAGCCGCCGCTCCTCCTGCACCGAGAACCGTCCCTGCGCGAGCTCGAGCTCCTCCAGCTCGCTGCGCAGGGCTCGGGTGTGCGGCACCGAGAGCCAGCCGATGTCGGGACGGCCCTGCCGGTCGCCGCGCAGCGGGGTCGGCAGCCGCCCGATCCCGGCCAACCAGCCCTTCTCGCGGCGTTCCTTGACCTGCCAGCGCCCGTCGGCGAAGACAGGGGTGACCCGGCCGGACGGGAAGGTGCCCTCCGCCAGCCCGGGCACCGCGACGGCGTCCCACTCCAGCCCCTTCGCCGCATGCACGGTCAGCACCTGGACGGCCGAGGTGTCCACGCTGACCTCGGCCAGCTCGGGGACCTCGACACCCTCCAGGCCGCGCTCGTGCTCCCGCGCCGCGTCCAGCCAGTCCAGGAAGCCGCCGAGGGTCACCCGGTCGGCCCCGGCGGCATACCCTGCCGCGACGTCGGCCAGGGCGTCCAGCGGTGCCCGCCCCCAGCTGGGGTGCAGGTCGGGGTCGGAGGCCACCTCGATGTCCAGCCCCAGCAGCCGCTCCCCTTCGGTGACGAGGTCGGGCAGCGGCAGGCCGGTCAGGCGGCGGACGGCGCCGAGCACGCCGCTCAACCACCCGACCCGCGCCTGACCCTCTGGGCTGACGTGTTCGCCCCCCGGGCCCACCCACCCGTCCGGTGGAGGATGCTCGACCGCCTCGGCCAGGACAGGAGCGTGCCCGCGCTCGCCGGCCGCCTCGGCGCCACCCTGCCGGGCATCGACGCGGGCCCAGGCCCACAGCGCATCGATGTCCGCTGCCCCCAGCCGGCACACCGGGCCGGCGAGCAGGCGCATCGCCTGGTCGCCCCTGGTCGGTTCCTGGGCCAGCCAGAGCAGGGCCACCAGGTCGAGCACCTCGGGGGTGTCGAGCAGGCCGCCCAGACCCACCACCTCGACCGGCAGCCCACGTCGGCGCAGCGCGTCGACCACCGCCGGGAACTGGGCACGGGCCCGGCAGAGCACCGCCGCCGTGGCTGTTGTCGGCTCGGCCCACCGCTCCTGCACCCAGTCGGCGACCAGCTCGGCCTCGCCGATGTGGTCCAGCACCCGCGCCACCTCGACCATGCCCTCCTCCGCCCCCGGGCCGGGGCGCAGCGTGGCCACCGGCACCTCCGTCGCCTCACGCAGCGGGGCTGCGACCGCGTTGGCCGCATCCAGGATCAGCCGGTCGTTGCGCCAGGAGGTGGTGAGCTGCAGCACCGCGGCCGGGGTGCCGTCGAGGGCGAACTCGGTCGGGAACCGCGTCAGCGTGGTGGCGCTCGCGCCGCGCCAGCCGTAGATGGACTGGTGCGGGTCACCGACCGCGGTGACGCTCAGGTCGTGGCCGGCGAACAGCGAGGTGAGCAGGACCATCTGGGCCTCGGAGGTGTCCTGGAACTCGTCGAGGAGCACGGCCCGAAACCGTGTCCTCTCGGCCTCCCCCACGTCGGGGACGTCCCGGGCCAGGCGGGCCGCCAGCGCCATCTGGTCACCGAAATCCAGGGCACCACGGGCGGCCTTGGCCCGTCGGTAGTCCTCGACGAGGGGGTAGAGCAGCGCCTGGACCCGCAGCGTCTCCGCCGTCTTCTCCCCGACCTTGAGCGGCTGGCCCTCGTGCCCGAGGTCGACGAGCCGGTCGGCCACCCGGGTGAGAAAGCGGGCGGCCTCCTCCGGCTCGACCAGGTGCTCGCCCAGCTCACCGGCCAGGGCGAGGACCGC is a window encoding:
- a CDS encoding ATP-dependent helicase, with translation MTATTAEQGLRFSALDLAAALGTPPPTPEQQAVIEGPLRPTVVVAGAGSGKTETMAARVVWLVANGLVAPQDVLGLTFTRKAALELGARLSSKLRRLREVGFWVDTDQAEDDASADGIGFDLPTISTYHAYAGRLVDEHGLRLGVEPDSVLLSEAACWQLAHDLVHRHEGDLPGLTSAPATVVRAVLALAGELGEHLVEPEEAARFLTRVADRLVDLGHEGQPLKVGEKTAETLRVQALLYPLVEDYRRAKAARGALDFGDQMALAARLARDVPDVGEAERTRFRAVLLDEFQDTSEAQMVLLTSLFAGHDLSVTAVGDPHQSIYGWRGASATTLTRFPTEFALDGTPAAVLQLTTSWRNDRLILDAANAVAAPLREATEVPVATLRPGPGAEEGMVEVARVLDHIGEAELVADWVQERWAEPTTATAAVLCRARAQFPAVVDALRRRGLPVEVVGLGGLLDTPEVLDLVALLWLAQEPTRGDQAMRLLAGPVCRLGAADIDALWAWARVDARQGGAEAAGERGHAPVLAEAVEHPPPDGWVGPGGEHVSPEGQARVGWLSGVLGAVRRLTGLPLPDLVTEGERLLGLDIEVASDPDLHPSWGRAPLDALADVAAGYAAGADRVTLGGFLDWLDAAREHERGLEGVEVPELAEVSVDTSAVQVLTVHAAKGLEWDAVAVPGLAEGTFPSGRVTPVFADGRWQVKERREKGWLAGIGRLPTPLRGDRQGRPDIGWLSVPHTRALRSELEELELAQGRFSVQEERRLAYVAYTRARHRMLLTAPIWSTGTRPRVTSRFLEDLRMLPGVRARAWLEMPDPDDPDQMSNPRLAEQLTATWPLERGERRRAVLDVSTALLSAREASSQGVLPLEMEGDRWAELVELLLAERAERSRHLDGTVVPEHLSTSSLVELASDPDGFRRRLRRPLPTPPASQARVGTAFHAWVEQHYAAATLVDLHDLELDDTQEPADLEQLRRAFLASEWADRSPVAVEVALETVVGGRSVRGRVDAVFPDPDGGVTIVDWKTGSPGSAGEQRQRALQLAVYRIAYARLTGRDPEQVRAAFFYARSGETVRPPLPGEPEIELLVHELVAGGSSDLA